A single genomic interval of Chitinophaga sp. 180180018-3 harbors:
- the lysS gene encoding lysine--tRNA ligase, whose protein sequence is MTQLSEQEIIRREKLQELHKLGIDPYPAAEYPVNDTSVNIKTNYSEETKDQFQEVCLAGRIMSVRDMGKAAFAVIQDSVGRIQVYIRRDDICPGEDKSMYDIVFKKLLDISDIIGVKGYAFITKTGETSVHAKEITILAKSLRPLPVVKAREGEVFDEVTDPEFKYRQRYADMVINPEIKEVFIKRTRILQTIREFYNNLGYLEVETPILQPIPGGATARPFITHHNALDIPLYLRIANELYLKRLIVGGFEGVYEFAKDFRNEGMDRTHNPEFTVMEMYAAYKDYDWMMRTTESLLEKIAITLHGTTAVQVGDKTIDFKAPFRRVSMYEAIKEHTGFEIAGMDEAQLRDVCKQLSIHVDPKLGKAKLIDEIFGEKCEGNYIQPTFITDYPVEMSPLTKKHRSKAGLVERFELMVNGKEIANAYSELNDPIDQRERFEEQIKLMERGDDEAMYIDYDFLRALEYGMPPTSGIGIGIDRLTMLMTNQPSIQDVLFFPQMKPEQRG, encoded by the coding sequence ATGACACAATTATCTGAGCAAGAGATTATACGCCGGGAAAAATTACAGGAGCTGCATAAACTGGGTATAGACCCTTATCCTGCGGCCGAATACCCGGTTAATGATACTTCCGTGAATATAAAAACGAATTATTCGGAAGAAACCAAGGACCAATTCCAGGAAGTATGCCTGGCTGGACGTATTATGAGCGTTCGTGATATGGGCAAAGCCGCATTTGCCGTTATCCAGGACAGCGTAGGCCGTATCCAGGTATATATACGCCGGGACGATATCTGCCCGGGCGAGGATAAGTCGATGTACGACATTGTTTTCAAGAAATTGCTCGATATCAGCGATATTATCGGCGTAAAAGGCTATGCCTTTATCACCAAAACGGGCGAAACTTCCGTTCATGCTAAAGAAATAACTATTCTTGCTAAATCACTGCGCCCATTGCCTGTTGTAAAAGCAAGAGAGGGAGAAGTGTTTGACGAGGTAACAGATCCGGAATTCAAGTACCGCCAGCGTTATGCCGACATGGTGATTAATCCTGAGATCAAAGAGGTGTTTATCAAACGCACCAGGATCCTGCAAACCATCCGTGAATTCTATAACAACCTGGGCTACCTGGAGGTGGAAACTCCCATTCTGCAACCTATCCCTGGAGGTGCTACTGCACGGCCGTTTATTACTCATCACAATGCATTGGATATACCGCTGTACCTGCGTATCGCCAATGAATTGTACCTGAAACGACTGATCGTAGGCGGATTTGAAGGGGTGTATGAATTTGCCAAGGATTTCCGTAATGAGGGAATGGACCGTACACACAATCCCGAATTCACCGTAATGGAAATGTACGCTGCTTACAAAGATTATGACTGGATGATGCGTACGACAGAATCCCTGCTGGAAAAAATTGCCATCACACTGCATGGTACCACCGCTGTACAGGTAGGTGATAAAACCATCGATTTCAAAGCTCCTTTCCGCCGCGTATCCATGTACGAGGCGATTAAGGAGCATACCGGATTTGAAATTGCCGGAATGGATGAGGCACAGCTCCGCGATGTTTGCAAACAACTGAGCATACATGTGGATCCTAAGCTGGGCAAGGCTAAACTGATAGATGAGATCTTCGGCGAAAAATGTGAAGGCAACTATATTCAGCCTACTTTCATTACAGACTACCCGGTGGAAATGAGCCCGCTGACTAAAAAGCACCGCAGCAAAGCCGGACTGGTAGAGCGTTTTGAACTGATGGTGAACGGAAAGGAAATAGCCAACGCTTACAGCGAGCTGAATGATCCTATTGATCAGCGCGAACGTTTCGAAGAACAGATAAAATTGATGGAACGCGGCGACGATGAAGCTATGTACATCGATTATGATTTCCTGCGTGCCCTCGAATACGGAATGCCGCCTACATCCGGTATCGGAATTGGTATCGACCGCCTCACCATGCTGATGACGAACCAGCCATCTATTCAGGATGTGCTGTTTTTCCCGCAGATGAAACCGGAGCAGAGAGGATAG
- a CDS encoding universal stress protein — protein sequence MKTLLVPTDFSDTAYNAATYAIALGNSLGATRIILYHAYELIVPVPDIPTMIPMVNPDDLREASMDGLNKMKRELGPLADGGTTLVVRADNALLAATIEEVCKNEGVDLIVMGITGGSKLEEVLVGSNTIDVVKHTSFPVLVVPGNARYKPIEKIVFAADLRKVADTTPITPLKKLLRIFNAELHVINIDHESRHFTTDTPFETMMLDTLLEDFQPVYHFIDNPDVVAGIVEFAEENKADLILTIPKKHGLFESIFKRSRTSKLAYQTHIPLLTLHE from the coding sequence ATGAAAACACTACTCGTCCCCACTGATTTTTCTGATACGGCTTATAACGCTGCTACATACGCTATTGCCCTTGGTAATAGCCTCGGCGCTACCCGCATTATTTTGTATCATGCTTATGAGTTGATTGTACCTGTTCCGGATATACCTACAATGATCCCTATGGTGAACCCGGACGATCTGAGAGAGGCCAGCATGGATGGGCTCAATAAAATGAAACGCGAACTGGGGCCATTGGCAGATGGAGGTACCACACTGGTGGTAAGGGCAGACAACGCATTGCTGGCCGCCACTATTGAAGAAGTGTGTAAAAATGAAGGGGTGGATCTGATTGTGATGGGAATTACCGGTGGCAGTAAGCTGGAAGAGGTACTGGTGGGGTCTAATACGATAGATGTGGTGAAGCACACCAGCTTCCCGGTGCTGGTAGTTCCGGGCAATGCCAGGTATAAACCGATAGAAAAAATTGTGTTTGCTGCCGACCTGCGTAAGGTAGCTGATACAACACCGATAACTCCCCTGAAGAAGCTGCTGCGTATCTTCAACGCTGAATTGCATGTGATTAATATCGATCATGAAAGTCGTCACTTCACAACCGATACGCCTTTTGAAACTATGATGCTGGATACGCTGTTGGAAGATTTTCAACCGGTATACCATTTCATCGACAATCCGGATGTGGTGGCCGGGATCGTGGAATTTGCCGAAGAAAACAAGGCAGATCTGATCCTGACCATACCCAAGAAGCACGGTCTTTTTGAAAGTATTTTCAAACGCAGCCGTACATCTAAACTGGCTTATCAGACACATATACCTTTGCTGACTTTACACGAATAA
- a CDS encoding DUF4197 domain-containing protein has protein sequence MLKRSLLVLLGFFCLQASQAQFLKKLGKQLESAANKNNSTGDNGSGTSLANITESDAGSAIKEALSKGVAAGIAKLNKTDGFFGNELYKLLLPPDAVKIGNTLRAIGLGSEVDKAILQINRSAEKAVGYAAPIFVNAIKQMTLTDAINLVKGGNTSATDYFKGKTTESLKSAFSPGIKKSLDSTSATRYYSGIVNSYNKLPTTFNKVNPDLQDYVTTMAVNALFDQIGKEETAIRANPAARTTDLLKKVFGAK, from the coding sequence ATGTTGAAGCGTTCATTATTAGTACTGCTGGGCTTTTTTTGCCTGCAGGCCAGTCAGGCACAGTTCCTGAAGAAATTGGGAAAACAATTGGAATCGGCTGCCAATAAAAACAATAGTACAGGAGATAACGGTTCCGGAACTTCTCTCGCTAACATTACCGAATCTGATGCGGGATCTGCCATTAAAGAAGCACTGTCGAAGGGTGTTGCTGCTGGCATTGCCAAGCTGAATAAAACTGATGGATTTTTCGGAAATGAGTTATATAAGTTATTGCTGCCTCCCGACGCTGTTAAAATTGGAAATACCCTGCGTGCCATCGGCCTTGGAAGCGAGGTAGATAAAGCCATTCTGCAGATTAACCGTTCTGCGGAAAAGGCGGTTGGTTATGCAGCTCCTATATTCGTGAACGCCATCAAACAGATGACACTGACGGATGCGATCAATCTTGTGAAAGGAGGAAATACATCCGCCACAGATTACTTCAAAGGCAAAACCACTGAATCGCTGAAATCCGCCTTCTCTCCTGGAATCAAAAAATCACTCGACAGTACCAGCGCTACCCGCTATTATTCTGGCATCGTTAATTCCTACAATAAACTCCCCACTACTTTCAATAAAGTAAATCCGGATCTGCAGGACTACGTAACTACAATGGCTGTAAATGCCTTATTTGACCAGATAGGCAAAGAAGAAACTGCCATCCGTGCCAACCCTGCTGCCCGAACTACTGATTTGCTGAAAAAGGTGTTTGGAGCGAAATAG
- a CDS encoding flavin reductase family protein produces the protein MMQIDPSQIKTSELHAYLQSAVAPRPICFASTLDADGRPNLSPFSFFNVFGSNPPTLIFSPARRVRDNTVKHTLENVYATKEVVINVVSYDMVQQASLASCEYPAGVNEFEKSGFTPIKSEKVQPFRVKESPVQMECIVKQIIATGEHGGAGNLVICEPVLIHIQDRILNENGKIDPHKIDLVARMGGDYYCRASGNAVFEVAKPNTRLGIGVDALPQPIRNSAILTGNNLGQLGNVEEIPFIDATFSDDHLKNIIQYYSVTPEEMEKELHHYAQRLLNEGKVREAWQVLLAG, from the coding sequence ATGATGCAAATAGATCCTTCACAGATAAAAACCAGCGAACTGCACGCCTACCTGCAGAGCGCTGTGGCGCCGCGTCCTATTTGCTTTGCCAGCACGCTCGATGCCGACGGCCGGCCTAACCTTTCTCCCTTCAGCTTTTTCAATGTATTCGGTTCCAATCCTCCTACCCTTATATTTTCACCGGCGCGCAGGGTAAGGGATAATACGGTAAAGCATACACTGGAAAATGTTTATGCTACAAAAGAAGTCGTGATTAACGTAGTCAGCTACGACATGGTGCAACAGGCATCCCTTGCCAGCTGTGAGTATCCGGCAGGCGTGAACGAATTTGAAAAATCCGGTTTCACTCCCATAAAATCAGAGAAAGTACAGCCTTTCCGGGTAAAGGAAAGCCCCGTGCAAATGGAGTGTATCGTAAAACAGATCATTGCAACAGGGGAGCACGGGGGCGCCGGCAACCTCGTAATATGTGAGCCGGTATTGATACATATACAGGACCGTATTCTGAATGAAAACGGAAAAATTGATCCGCATAAAATAGACCTGGTAGCACGAATGGGCGGAGATTATTACTGCCGCGCTTCAGGTAACGCCGTATTTGAAGTTGCCAAACCCAATACCAGGTTGGGCATCGGCGTAGATGCGCTACCACAGCCCATCCGCAACAGTGCCATTCTTACCGGCAATAACCTGGGCCAGCTGGGCAATGTAGAAGAAATACCTTTCATTGATGCTACCTTTTCAGATGACCACTTGAAAAACATCATCCAATATTACAGTGTTACTCCGGAGGAAATGGAAAAAGAGCTGCACCATTATGCGCAGCGACTATTGAATGAAGGGAAGGTGAGGGAGGCGTGGCAAGTGCTTTTAGCCGGCTAA
- a CDS encoding fumarylacetoacetate hydrolase family protein, with protein sequence MKLVSYLREETDQLAILVDGLLYNTQDLFPDLPNNMGMFLMMWEDVIDIAIQADALLKQGKHPGSAVGIPMESVQLLSPVPFPTSCRDGYAFRQHVAAARRNRKVPMIPEFDQYPIFYFTNHNAIQGPGEIACMPDHFEKLDFELEVAIVICKAGRNITAAEADEHIGGFMIMNDMSARTLQMEEMLLNLGPAKGKDFSTVIGPMLVTPDELESFKVPAKPGHTGNNYSLKMTCKVNGVQVSEGNMGDMDWTFAEIVERCAYGANILPGDIIGSGTVGTGCFLELNGTGKLNDPEYKEQWLQPGDVVEMEVSGLGVLTNTIVKEDSDFSILALKKKA encoded by the coding sequence ATGAAATTAGTAAGCTACTTAAGAGAAGAAACTGATCAACTGGCCATCCTGGTGGATGGTCTTTTATACAACACACAGGATCTGTTCCCCGATCTTCCCAACAACATGGGTATGTTCCTGATGATGTGGGAAGATGTGATAGATATCGCCATACAGGCAGATGCCTTGTTAAAACAGGGTAAACACCCTGGTTCTGCCGTGGGTATTCCGATGGAAAGTGTACAGCTGCTGTCGCCGGTACCGTTTCCAACATCCTGCCGGGATGGTTACGCATTCCGCCAACATGTGGCTGCCGCCCGCCGCAACCGGAAAGTACCGATGATACCGGAGTTTGACCAGTATCCTATCTTTTACTTTACGAACCATAACGCCATACAAGGGCCGGGCGAAATTGCGTGCATGCCCGATCATTTCGAAAAACTGGACTTTGAGCTCGAGGTAGCCATAGTCATCTGTAAGGCAGGACGCAATATCACTGCGGCGGAAGCGGATGAGCATATCGGCGGATTTATGATCATGAACGACATGAGCGCCCGTACCCTGCAGATGGAGGAGATGTTGCTGAACCTGGGACCCGCCAAAGGCAAGGATTTCAGCACCGTTATCGGGCCAATGCTGGTTACCCCCGACGAGCTGGAATCTTTCAAAGTACCCGCTAAACCGGGCCACACAGGCAATAACTATAGCCTTAAAATGACATGCAAAGTAAATGGCGTACAAGTCAGTGAAGGCAACATGGGCGATATGGACTGGACCTTCGCGGAGATAGTGGAACGATGTGCATACGGCGCCAATATTCTCCCGGGCGATATTATCGGCAGTGGCACAGTGGGCACCGGATGTTTTCTTGAATTGAACGGCACCGGTAAACTCAACGATCCGGAATATAAAGAGCAGTGGCTGCAACCAGGCGATGTAGTAGAGATGGAAGTAAGTGGGTTAGGAGTACTTACTAACACCATCGTTAAAGAAGACAGCGATTTTTCTATACTGGCACTCAAGAAAAAAGCGTGA
- a CDS encoding serine hydrolase, which produces MLWRNASPALQHILQYPDSFRYQLIYTQIDRDADNTPHFKHYYLDVDPAKYFNPASTVKLPIALLALEKLNELNIPGLNRDTPMLTDSTTSGQLTVHTDSSSANGLPSVGHYVKRVFLISDNDAYNRLYEFSGQQAINEKLWAKGYKNVRIVRRFMPLSEEENRHTGPIRFVQAGKPVYAQPAAYDTLTFDYSRKITIGHGYLDKNDKLVPAPMDFTKHNILPLAELQHMLQSVLFPNSVPAGQRFNLSNDDYRFLYRYMSQYPSETQWPRYDTSEYFDSYTKFFFFKDGRQTIPEWIRVFNKAGWSYGFLTDAAYVVDFKHKVEFMLTGSIYVNRDGILNDDKYEYEEDGYPFFREIGEIIYMYELQRKRRHTPDLQQFRINYRE; this is translated from the coding sequence ATGCTGTGGAGGAATGCGTCTCCCGCTCTGCAACATATACTACAGTACCCCGATTCTTTCCGCTACCAGCTGATCTACACGCAAATCGACAGAGACGCGGATAACACGCCGCATTTCAAACACTATTATCTTGATGTGGATCCTGCGAAATATTTTAACCCGGCCAGTACAGTAAAGCTGCCGATTGCCCTGCTGGCGCTGGAAAAACTGAATGAGTTGAATATACCCGGACTAAACCGCGATACGCCGATGCTGACTGATAGTACCACAAGTGGCCAGCTAACCGTACATACCGACTCCTCCTCTGCCAATGGCCTGCCTTCTGTCGGGCATTACGTCAAAAGGGTTTTTCTTATCAGCGATAACGATGCCTATAACCGTCTGTATGAATTCAGTGGTCAGCAGGCAATCAATGAAAAGTTATGGGCAAAAGGATATAAGAATGTCCGTATTGTACGCCGGTTTATGCCGCTTTCCGAAGAAGAAAACCGCCATACGGGACCGATTCGCTTCGTACAGGCCGGAAAACCGGTATATGCACAGCCGGCCGCTTACGACACACTCACCTTCGACTACAGCCGGAAAATAACTATCGGGCATGGCTATCTCGATAAAAACGACAAACTGGTACCCGCTCCCATGGATTTTACCAAACACAATATCCTGCCGCTGGCCGAACTGCAGCATATGTTGCAGTCGGTGCTATTCCCGAATTCTGTACCAGCTGGTCAACGCTTTAATCTCAGCAACGATGACTATCGTTTTCTGTACCGGTATATGTCGCAGTACCCTTCTGAAACCCAATGGCCCAGGTACGATACTTCCGAATACTTCGACAGCTACACGAAATTTTTCTTTTTCAAAGACGGCCGGCAAACTATTCCGGAGTGGATACGCGTTTTTAATAAGGCAGGCTGGTCGTACGGGTTTCTGACGGATGCAGCATATGTGGTTGACTTCAAACATAAAGTGGAATTTATGCTGACAGGCAGTATTTACGTGAACAGGGATGGTATTTTAAATGATGATAAGTATGAATATGAGGAAGATGGATATCCATTTTTCCGGGAGATAGGAGAAATTATCTATATGTATGAGCTGCAACGCAAGCGCAGGCATACACCGGATTTGCAGCAGTTCCGCATTAATTATCGTGAATAG
- a CDS encoding sterol desaturase family protein, which produces MKFEKIKNKGQARLFESQYLEMLTKTHPLVIWGMYLPIIGYMLYYSYDTLGFSPGAVAGIFFGAMFFWSFFEYIMHRFLFHFASDSPKVQRFIYVMHGNHHEYPRDKQRLFMPPVPSLILASAIFGAQYIFLRQYTFMFFPGFLLGYLIYGSMHYAIHAWNPPFKFMKPVWRNHHLHHYKSEDKGFGVSSSVWDRVFGTFFDLEKEKEDKEKVKELMFK; this is translated from the coding sequence ATGAAGTTTGAAAAGATTAAGAACAAAGGACAGGCAAGACTATTTGAAAGCCAGTATCTGGAGATGCTAACTAAAACGCATCCATTGGTAATTTGGGGAATGTATCTGCCCATTATAGGCTATATGTTGTATTATAGCTATGATACACTGGGTTTCAGTCCGGGAGCGGTAGCTGGAATATTCTTCGGAGCGATGTTTTTCTGGTCGTTTTTTGAGTATATCATGCATCGCTTTTTATTCCATTTTGCGAGTGACAGTCCTAAGGTGCAACGTTTCATTTACGTTATGCATGGTAACCACCACGAATACCCGAGAGATAAGCAACGTTTGTTCATGCCTCCGGTACCAAGCCTGATCCTGGCTTCGGCCATCTTCGGCGCCCAGTACATCTTCCTGCGTCAGTACACCTTCATGTTTTTCCCGGGCTTTTTGCTGGGTTACCTGATTTATGGAAGCATGCACTATGCCATCCACGCCTGGAACCCTCCGTTTAAGTTTATGAAGCCGGTATGGCGCAACCATCACCTGCATCACTATAAAAGTGAAGACAAGGGCTTTGGTGTAAGCTCTTCTGTCTGGGACAGGGTTTTCGGCACTTTCTTCGACCTTGAAAAAGAGAAGGAAGACAAAGAAAAAGTGAAAGAACTGATGTTTAAATAG
- a CDS encoding DUF6263 family protein, whose protein sequence is MKRIPGLIAIAVTMAFSANAQEYVDLNYQFAKGQLFEMEQKSRSETYMTVNEVMQRTTRDYNNTIAIEVTAVEPGKTTLAFRYKELKFNFNAKNTNIFVDAKINNDKEPFQAGLKKMLDQPITVEIQSSGVINKIDGLEAILSNASTAFSNLKSDEQEAYKKLMKDQFGTDAFRSWLEQLLIMYPAHGIKTGTQWEENVPLRGGLVGRIDLYWNLQTWDAQTAKIGGTSKISTDKIQVLTLDDDIKATAEISGTTSSNYLVDRSSGLPSICVQNTDMSGDYTYKVNKAKRIKHDMKVPVKVVTNASYKIKRMK, encoded by the coding sequence ATGAAAAGAATCCCGGGACTGATTGCGATAGCGGTAACCATGGCGTTTTCTGCCAATGCACAGGAGTATGTTGACCTGAACTATCAATTTGCGAAAGGTCAGCTGTTTGAAATGGAACAGAAAAGCAGAAGTGAAACCTATATGACGGTAAACGAGGTAATGCAACGCACCACCCGTGATTACAACAACACTATTGCTATCGAAGTAACTGCTGTGGAACCAGGAAAAACCACGCTGGCATTCCGCTACAAGGAGCTGAAATTTAACTTCAATGCCAAGAATACCAACATCTTCGTAGATGCCAAAATAAATAATGATAAAGAACCTTTTCAGGCCGGTCTGAAGAAAATGCTGGACCAACCCATCACCGTGGAAATCCAGTCGTCCGGCGTTATCAATAAAATCGACGGCCTGGAAGCCATCCTCAGCAACGCCTCTACCGCCTTCAGCAACCTCAAAAGCGATGAACAGGAAGCCTATAAAAAGCTGATGAAAGATCAGTTCGGCACAGATGCCTTCCGGAGCTGGCTGGAACAGCTGCTGATCATGTACCCGGCTCACGGCATTAAAACAGGAACTCAGTGGGAAGAGAACGTTCCCCTGAGAGGTGGCCTGGTAGGAAGGATAGACCTCTACTGGAATCTACAGACCTGGGATGCACAAACAGCGAAAATAGGTGGTACTTCTAAGATAAGCACCGATAAAATACAGGTACTTACCCTGGATGATGATATCAAAGCTACCGCAGAGATTTCAGGTACTACCAGCTCCAACTACCTGGTAGACCGCAGCAGCGGGTTACCAAGCATTTGCGTACAAAACACCGATATGTCCGGCGATTACACCTACAAAGTGAATAAAGCCAAACGTATCAAGCATGATATGAAAGTGCCGGTAAAAGTGGTGACTAATGCTTCTTATAAAATAAAAAGAATGAAATAA
- a CDS encoding TIGR02757 family protein yields MKIQKLREFLDAKAAYYNHPDFIANDPISIPHRFSVLQDIEIAGFFAAILAWGNRTSIINKCTELLKMMDDAPYEFIRHHQPRDRMKLLSFCHRTFNGLDLLYFVEFLQHYYINVTSLEFAFSAHISPEDENVEKALIGFRKVFFALEHPDRTGKHIATPAKNSACKRLNMYLRWMVRKDENGVDFGLWQHIQPAQLVCPMDVHVSRVAARLGLIPESKSDWKTATALTHQLKKLDPDDPAKYDFALFGLGVIEKYV; encoded by the coding sequence ATGAAGATCCAGAAATTAAGGGAGTTTTTAGATGCCAAAGCGGCATACTACAATCACCCGGACTTTATTGCGAATGATCCGATCAGTATTCCTCATCGGTTCAGTGTATTGCAGGATATTGAAATAGCAGGTTTCTTCGCCGCCATACTGGCCTGGGGAAACCGTACCAGCATTATTAACAAATGCACAGAGCTATTGAAAATGATGGACGATGCTCCCTATGAGTTTATCCGTCACCATCAGCCGCGCGACCGTATGAAGCTACTTTCCTTCTGTCATCGCACGTTTAATGGCCTCGACCTGTTGTATTTCGTAGAATTCCTTCAGCATTATTACATCAATGTAACATCGCTGGAATTTGCGTTCAGTGCTCACATTTCGCCGGAAGATGAAAATGTGGAAAAAGCGCTGATTGGGTTCAGGAAAGTATTTTTTGCACTGGAACACCCGGATAGAACCGGCAAACACATTGCCACCCCGGCGAAAAATTCGGCCTGCAAGCGGCTGAACATGTATTTGCGCTGGATGGTCAGAAAAGATGAAAATGGCGTGGATTTTGGGCTGTGGCAACATATCCAGCCGGCTCAACTGGTATGTCCGATGGACGTTCATGTTAGCCGTGTAGCCGCCAGACTGGGACTTATTCCGGAATCAAAGTCGGACTGGAAAACAGCCACCGCACTTACTCATCAGCTGAAAAAGCTGGACCCGGATGATCCCGCCAAATATGATTTCGCGCTATTCGGACTGGGGGTAATTGAAAAATATGTTTGA
- a CDS encoding cystathionine gamma-synthase yields the protein MKLGTKLIHAGVAPDPSTGAIMTPIFQTSTYVQSAPGVHKGYEYARTQNPTRDALQQALAAIENGTHGICFGSGLAATDAVMKLLSPGDEVIATNDLYGGTYRIFTKVFERYGIKFNFIDMSDALNIESHITPQTKLIWLETPTNPLLRIIDIAACAQIARKSEVMLCVDNTFASPYLQNPLDLGADIVLHSATKYLGGHSDVVHGAVIVKNEELARQLYFIQNSCGAVPGPQDCFLVLRGIKTLHVRMQRHCENGAVVANFLRSHPKVDKVYWPGFTDHPNHRIAQKQMRGFGGMMSFTLKDDSMESATRILSTTHLFSLAESLGGVESLIGHPASMTHASIPREERIKNGLVDSLIRLSVGIEDADDLTADLAQAIG from the coding sequence ATGAAGCTGGGTACAAAACTCATACACGCAGGTGTAGCTCCCGATCCCTCAACCGGCGCCATTATGACGCCGATCTTTCAGACCTCCACCTATGTGCAGAGTGCACCCGGGGTACATAAGGGCTATGAATACGCCCGTACCCAGAACCCCACCCGCGACGCCCTGCAGCAGGCATTGGCTGCTATAGAGAACGGTACACATGGTATTTGTTTTGGCAGCGGCCTGGCCGCCACAGATGCGGTAATGAAGTTACTGAGCCCCGGCGACGAAGTAATTGCCACCAACGACCTGTACGGAGGCACCTACAGAATCTTCACCAAAGTGTTTGAACGGTACGGCATTAAATTCAATTTTATTGACATGTCGGATGCCCTGAACATTGAATCTCATATTACCCCTCAAACAAAGCTGATCTGGCTGGAAACGCCTACCAACCCCTTACTCAGGATCATTGATATAGCCGCCTGTGCCCAGATAGCAAGAAAAAGTGAAGTAATGCTTTGTGTAGATAATACATTCGCGTCTCCTTATCTTCAAAATCCGTTGGACCTCGGCGCTGATATTGTATTACATTCTGCCACGAAATACCTGGGTGGCCACAGTGATGTGGTGCATGGTGCGGTAATTGTAAAAAACGAGGAGCTGGCCCGTCAGCTGTATTTTATACAGAACAGTTGTGGTGCAGTACCCGGTCCGCAGGATTGTTTCCTGGTATTGCGTGGTATAAAAACCCTTCATGTAAGGATGCAGCGTCATTGCGAAAACGGGGCAGTGGTAGCCAATTTTCTGCGCAGTCATCCCAAAGTAGACAAGGTATACTGGCCGGGCTTTACAGATCATCCTAATCATAGGATCGCTCAAAAGCAGATGCGGGGCTTTGGTGGTATGATGTCATTTACGCTGAAAGACGACAGCATGGAATCCGCGACCAGGATACTCAGCACCACCCACCTGTTTTCCCTCGCGGAATCGCTGGGTGGAGTAGAATCGCTGATAGGCCATCCCGCCAGCATGACCCATGCCTCTATTCCAAGAGAGGAAAGGATCAAAAACGGGCTGGTCGATTCTCTTATCCGTTTAAGTGTAGGTATAGAAGATGCAGATGATCTTACCGCTGATCTGGCTCAGGCTATTGGTTAA
- a CDS encoding DUF2911 domain-containing protein, whose product MIKKVLLIAFVAGMLGLGAQAQDKKLPPLDASPMDMAYYPVMYPYTVKVKGEPGALVARVIYSRPQTKGREIFGNLEEYGKIWRLGANEATEIEFFRPVTIAGKNIPKGRYTMYAIPTEKTWTIILNKETDIWGAFKYDQKKDVVRTVLPVASLDTPVEAFTMVFEKADPGANLIIAWDKVSVSLPIKWQK is encoded by the coding sequence ATGATTAAAAAAGTGCTCCTCATTGCCTTTGTAGCAGGCATGCTTGGTTTGGGTGCCCAGGCACAGGATAAAAAACTACCACCATTAGATGCCAGTCCTATGGACATGGCTTATTACCCTGTAATGTATCCTTACACGGTGAAGGTAAAAGGCGAACCCGGTGCTTTGGTGGCCAGGGTCATATACAGCCGGCCTCAGACCAAAGGAAGGGAGATATTCGGTAACCTGGAAGAGTATGGAAAAATATGGCGGCTTGGCGCCAACGAGGCTACGGAAATTGAATTTTTCCGGCCCGTTACCATTGCCGGTAAAAATATTCCGAAAGGACGCTACACCATGTACGCCATCCCTACAGAAAAAACATGGACTATTATCCTGAATAAGGAAACTGATATCTGGGGAGCGTTTAAATACGATCAGAAAAAAGATGTTGTACGTACTGTGCTGCCGGTAGCATCGCTGGACACTCCTGTGGAAGCATTTACCATGGTATTTGAAAAGGCCGATCCGGGCGCCAACCTGATCATCGCCTGGGACAAGGTAAGTGTAAGCCTTCCTATCAAATGGCAGAAATAA